AAAATTATTTTATCTAGTTCTTTTTTCCATTTTAAATAAATAGGATATATTTCACTATTAATCTGTTCTTTAAATTGATTCGTGTCTCCATCAAAAGCAATTTGTATATTTAAATGGGCTAATATATTTTTAAAATCAATGGTGTGTTCTTCAAATTGGTGTAGGGGTAACTCATACAATACTAAATCTAATGACTCCTCAATTACATTAATAGCTTCCAAAATGTCTCTTATAATATTTTCGAATTTCAAACTACTATTACTTTCCAATAACTCCACCATTTCTACAAAAGCCTCATCAATAGTATTAGAAAGATCATAAGTTAAATGAAAGACTTCTATATAATTGTCCAAATTCATTTTCCATCACCTCGCTAGTTATTTATATCTCTTTCGCACTAGTGAAACAGCATATGGAATAGCGTGTTCAGCCACTTCAAACTCAATAAAACTAGTTGCTACACGATTAACATTTACTTCTATCAACCAAAACTTCATATTCGAATCGATAGCTATATCTAGTCCTATATCATCCAAGTTATCTTTAATCATTTCCTGAAAACATCTACTAAATTCTATTGAAAATTTTTGTAATCTTTGATTTGTTTTTTCGAAATCTTCATGTGGAAAATTATTTTTGAAAAAGATATCCCATTCTTTCATAGCAGCACCAGATGCAATATTAGTGGCAATTGCATTTATATCTCCTACTCTTGGATAAATCTTTACGATTGTCCACTTTCCTTCTCGATTTTTAACTAAACGTACACGAATATCAAAAGGGGCATTTGCTAGAGTTCTACTTTTAATATATTGTTGTACCACAAATTGTCCATTTTTAACCAATTTATTTATAAAAGCTAAAAAATCATGCTTGTTAGCTAATACTGATTTTTGTCCTTCCGATAATTTATAATAATCATTATACTGCTCAACTAAAATAATACTTTGACCGTATGAGCCTGATACTAGTTTTACAATTACTTTCCCGTACAGTTCTAAAAACTTTAACAGTGCATCTAAATTATCTAACGGTCTATACGGAATAATGTACTCGTTAAACCTCCCATCTGCTACGATCATAT
This genomic interval from Anaerobranca californiensis DSM 14826 contains the following:
- a CDS encoding YheC/YheD family protein translates to MRGQENFKKIYKEFQDIPFTHERIGGSLNKLTAYNMIVADGRFNEYIIPYRPLDNLDALLKFLELYGKVIVKLVSGSYGQSIILVEQYNDYYKLSEGQKSVLANKHDFLAFINKLVKNGQFVVQQYIKSRTLANAPFDIRVRLVKNREGKWTIVKIYPRVGDINAIATNIASGAAMKEWDIFFKNNFPHEDFEKTNQRLQKFSIEFSRCFQEMIKDNLDDIGLDIAIDSNMKFWLIEVNVNRVATSFIEFEVAEHAIPYAVSLVRKRYK